One window of Phocoena phocoena chromosome 13, mPhoPho1.1, whole genome shotgun sequence genomic DNA carries:
- the PXN gene encoding paxillin isoform X3 — MSSSLGSNLSELDRLLLELNAVQHNPPGYPADEVNSSPPLPGALSPHYGIPENNSPLGGKAGPLTKEKPKRNGGRGLEDVRPSVESLLDELESSVPSPVPAITVNQGEMSSPQRVTSSQQQTRISASSATRELDELMASLSDFKTSSSAVALSSPRLLSSSAPSPHHILSPPPPGPYVFLPPPRKPSPRGHGHTLEVLCPEDNVTPSWLDLTGLGEMPDTPNSRSPSTESSLGPPGAESQARVWRDPPNASLVSELSRVPPGHTLTHAGCTGPQEAGEPQVLSANPLCPGEAVAATWEWPWALEVLRPESSRGATPSFQEVIEPAAMAVDRQAILPDTWSLTKARGQQKERARPEPGEPESRCHAPVEEEQLGGEMATGGSLVRPAQGPETPRRPEGTTEAAAEARRERPELPQAVVMDTPNTTERISTSGQVVFPPGSPIPLRRTFSVLPSPSPPSPLLQHRKDASASSSSPRPSPPTSSTLGPSALPRGPPGVQSAGAGPREDGVQGPTPPTPAPHSVRSMGCQTDEDPLFPPMQGLEQRADGELCWAAGWPPNGSQSSPEGQDEGGFMAQGKTGSSSPPGGPPKPGSQLDSMLGSLQSDLNKLGVATVAKGVCGACKKPIAGQVVTAMGKTWHPEHFVCTHCQEEIGSRNFFERDGQPYCEKDYHNLFSPRCYYCNGPILDKVVTALDRTWHPEHFFCAQCGAFFGPEGFHEKDGKAYCRKDYFDMFAPKCGGCARAILENYISALNTLWHPECFVCRECFTPFVNGSFFEHDGQPYCEVHYHERRGSLCSGCQKPITGRCITAMAKKFHPEHFVCAFCLKQLNKGTFKEQNDKPYCQNCFVKLFC, encoded by the exons ATGAGCTCCTCCTTGGGCAGCAACCTTTCCGAACTCGACCGCCTGTTGCTGGAGCTGAATGCCGTGCAGCATAACCCCCCAGGCTACCCTGCAG aTGAGGTCAACTCAAGCCCCCCACTGCCTGGGGCTCTGAGCCCCCACTACGGCATCCCGGAGAATAACAGCCCGTTGGGGGGCAAAGCTGGGCCACTGACCAAAGAGAAGCCCAAGCGGAACGGAGGCCGGGGCCTGGAGGACGTGCGGCCCAGCGTGGAGAGTCTCTTGGATGAGCTGGAGAGCTCCGTGCCCAGCCCCGT CCCCGCCATCACTGTGAACCAGGGCGAGATGAGCAGCCCCCAGCGAGTCACCTCCAGCCAGCAGCAGACACGCATCTCCGCCTCTTCTGCCACCAGGGAGCTGGATGAGCTGATGGCCTCGCTGTCGGATTTTAAG ACCAGTTCCTCTGCTGTGGCCTTGAGCTCCCCAAGGCTGCTGTCCAGCTCAGCTCCATCCCCACACCACatactttctcctcctcctcctgggcccTATGTATTCCTGCCACCCCCTAGGAAACCCTCCCCTCGAGGCCACGGCCACACCCTGGAGGTCCTCTGCCCTGAGGACAATGTGACCCCCAGCTGGCTTGATTTGACTGGCCTTGGGGAGATGCCTGACACCCCCAACTCAAGGTCTCCCTCCACGGAGAGTTCTCTGGGGCCACCGGGTGCAGAGAGCCAGGCTCGCGTTTGGAGGGACCCACCAAACGCGAGCCTGGTGAGTGAGCTCTCCAGGGTGCCTCCCGGCCACACTCTAACCCACGCTGGGTGCACAGGTCCCCAGGAGGCTGGGGAACCCCAAGTGCTGTCAGCCAACCCATTGTGCCCAGGAGAGGCTGTGGCTGCCACATGGGAGTGGCCGTGGGCTCTGGAGGTGCTTAGGCCTGAGTCCTCCCGGGGAGCTACGCCCAGCTTCCAGGAAGTAATCGAGCCAGCCGCCATGGCCGTGGACCGTCAGGCTATCTTACCGGATACCTGGAGTCTCACGAAAGCACGTGGACAGCAGAAGGAGAGGGCAAGGCCAGAGCCAGGGGAGCCAGAGAGCAGATGCCATGCCCCAGTTGAGGAGGAGCAGTTAGGTGGAGAGATGGCCACAGGGGGCAGCCTGGTCAGGCCAGCCCAGGGACCCGAGACCCCCAGGAGGCCAGAGGGCACCACCGAAGCCGCTGCAGAGGCCAGGAGGGAACGGCCAGAACTTCCACAGGCTGTGGTCATGGACACACCCAACACCACGGAGAGGATTTCCACCTCTGGCCAG gTTGTCTTCCCTCCTGGCTCTCCCATTCCCCTGAGAAGAACCTTCTCTGTTctgccttctccttctcctcccagccCTTTGCTCCAGCATCGCAAAGACGCCTCGGCCAGCAGCTCTTCTCCCCGGCCCAGCCCGCCCACCTCCTCCACCCTGGGGCCCTCGGCTCTTCCTCGAGGTCCCCCCGGGGTCCAGAGTGCTGGGGCGGGGCCACGGGAAGACGGTGTACAGGGCCCCACCCCGCCCACTCCTGCGCCCCACTCTGTGAGGTCCATGGGCTGCCAGACCGACGAGGACCCACTCTTCCCCCCGATGCAG GGCCTGGAACAAAGAGCGGACGGAGAGCTGTGCTGGGCGGCCGGCTGGCCTCCGAACGGCAGCCAGAGCAGCCCTGAAGGGCAGGACGAGGGAGGG TTCATGGCCCAGGGGAAGACAGGGAGCAGCTCTCCCCCGGGAGGGCCCCCAAAGCCTGGGAGCCAGCTTGACAGCATGCTGGGGAGCCTGCAGTCTGACCTGAACAAACTGGGGGTCGCCACGGTCGCCAAGGGGGTCTGCGGGGCCTGCAAGAAACCCATCGCGGGGCAG gTCGTGACCGCCATGGGGAAGACGTGGCACCCAGAGCACTTCGTCTGCACCCACTGCCAGGAGGAGATCGGATCCCGGAACTTCTTTGAACGGGATGGACAGCCCTACTGTGAAAAGGACTATCACAACCTCTTCTCTCCACGCTGCTACTACTGCAACGGGCCCATCCTGGAT AAAGTGGTGACAGCCCTTGACCGGACGTGGCACCCCGAGCACTTCTTCTGTGCCCAGTGTGGAGCCTTCTTCGGTCCTGAAG GGTTCCACGAGAAAGACGGCAAGGCCTACTGCCGGAAGGATTACTTTGACATGTTCGCCCCCAAGTGTGGCGGCTGTGCCCGAGCCATCCTGGAGAACTACATCTCGGCCCTTAACACCCTATGGCATCCTGAGTGCTTTGTGTGTCGG GAATGCTTCACACCATTTGTCAACGGCAGCTTCTTCGAGCACGACGGACAGCCCTACTGTGAGGTGCACTACCACGAGCGGCGGGGCTCGCTGTGCTCCGGCTGCCAGAAGCCCATCACGGGCCGCTGCATCACCGCCATGGCCAAGAAGTTCCACCCGGAGCACTTTGTCTGTGCCTTCTGCCTCAAGCAGCTCAACAAGGGCACCTTCAAGGAGCAGAACGACAAGCCTTACTGTCAGAACTGCTTCGTCAAGCTCTTCTGCTAG
- the PXN gene encoding paxillin isoform X7, translating into MSSSLGSNLSELDRLLLELNAVQHNPPGYPADEVNSSPPLPGALSPHYGIPENNSPLGGKAGPLTKEKPKRNGGRGLEDVRPSVESLLDELESSVPSPVPAITVNQGEMSSPQRVTSSQQQTRISASSATRELDELMASLSDFKVVFPPGSPIPLRRTFSVLPSPSPPSPLLQHRKDASASSSSPRPSPPTSSTLGPSALPRGPPGVQSAGAGPREDGVQGPTPPTPAPHSVRSMGCQTDEDPLFPPMQIQGLEQRADGELCWAAGWPPNGSQSSPEGQDEGGFMAQGKTGSSSPPGGPPKPGSQLDSMLGSLQSDLNKLGVATVAKGVCGACKKPIAGQVVTAMGKTWHPEHFVCTHCQEEIGSRNFFERDGQPYCEKDYHNLFSPRCYYCNGPILDKVVTALDRTWHPEHFFCAQCGAFFGPEGFHEKDGKAYCRKDYFDMFAPKCGGCARAILENYISALNTLWHPECFVCRECFTPFVNGSFFEHDGQPYCEVHYHERRGSLCSGCQKPITGRCITAMAKKFHPEHFVCAFCLKQLNKGTFKEQNDKPYCQNCFVKLFC; encoded by the exons ATGAGCTCCTCCTTGGGCAGCAACCTTTCCGAACTCGACCGCCTGTTGCTGGAGCTGAATGCCGTGCAGCATAACCCCCCAGGCTACCCTGCAG aTGAGGTCAACTCAAGCCCCCCACTGCCTGGGGCTCTGAGCCCCCACTACGGCATCCCGGAGAATAACAGCCCGTTGGGGGGCAAAGCTGGGCCACTGACCAAAGAGAAGCCCAAGCGGAACGGAGGCCGGGGCCTGGAGGACGTGCGGCCCAGCGTGGAGAGTCTCTTGGATGAGCTGGAGAGCTCCGTGCCCAGCCCCGT CCCCGCCATCACTGTGAACCAGGGCGAGATGAGCAGCCCCCAGCGAGTCACCTCCAGCCAGCAGCAGACACGCATCTCCGCCTCTTCTGCCACCAGGGAGCTGGATGAGCTGATGGCCTCGCTGTCGGATTTTAAG gTTGTCTTCCCTCCTGGCTCTCCCATTCCCCTGAGAAGAACCTTCTCTGTTctgccttctccttctcctcccagccCTTTGCTCCAGCATCGCAAAGACGCCTCGGCCAGCAGCTCTTCTCCCCGGCCCAGCCCGCCCACCTCCTCCACCCTGGGGCCCTCGGCTCTTCCTCGAGGTCCCCCCGGGGTCCAGAGTGCTGGGGCGGGGCCACGGGAAGACGGTGTACAGGGCCCCACCCCGCCCACTCCTGCGCCCCACTCTGTGAGGTCCATGGGCTGCCAGACCGACGAGGACCCACTCTTCCCCCCGATGCAG ATCCAGGGCCTGGAACAAAGAGCGGACGGAGAGCTGTGCTGGGCGGCCGGCTGGCCTCCGAACGGCAGCCAGAGCAGCCCTGAAGGGCAGGACGAGGGAGGG TTCATGGCCCAGGGGAAGACAGGGAGCAGCTCTCCCCCGGGAGGGCCCCCAAAGCCTGGGAGCCAGCTTGACAGCATGCTGGGGAGCCTGCAGTCTGACCTGAACAAACTGGGGGTCGCCACGGTCGCCAAGGGGGTCTGCGGGGCCTGCAAGAAACCCATCGCGGGGCAG gTCGTGACCGCCATGGGGAAGACGTGGCACCCAGAGCACTTCGTCTGCACCCACTGCCAGGAGGAGATCGGATCCCGGAACTTCTTTGAACGGGATGGACAGCCCTACTGTGAAAAGGACTATCACAACCTCTTCTCTCCACGCTGCTACTACTGCAACGGGCCCATCCTGGAT AAAGTGGTGACAGCCCTTGACCGGACGTGGCACCCCGAGCACTTCTTCTGTGCCCAGTGTGGAGCCTTCTTCGGTCCTGAAG GGTTCCACGAGAAAGACGGCAAGGCCTACTGCCGGAAGGATTACTTTGACATGTTCGCCCCCAAGTGTGGCGGCTGTGCCCGAGCCATCCTGGAGAACTACATCTCGGCCCTTAACACCCTATGGCATCCTGAGTGCTTTGTGTGTCGG GAATGCTTCACACCATTTGTCAACGGCAGCTTCTTCGAGCACGACGGACAGCCCTACTGTGAGGTGCACTACCACGAGCGGCGGGGCTCGCTGTGCTCCGGCTGCCAGAAGCCCATCACGGGCCGCTGCATCACCGCCATGGCCAAGAAGTTCCACCCGGAGCACTTTGTCTGTGCCTTCTGCCTCAAGCAGCTCAACAAGGGCACCTTCAAGGAGCAGAACGACAAGCCTTACTGTCAGAACTGCTTCGTCAAGCTCTTCTGCTAG
- the PXN gene encoding paxillin isoform X5 has product MSSSLGSNLSELDRLLLELNAVQHNPPGYPADEVNSSPPLPGALSPHYGIPENNSPLGGKAGPLTKEKPKRNGGRGLEDVRPSVESLLDELESSVPSPVPAITVNQGEMSSPQRVTSSQQQTRISASSATRELDELMASLSDFKTSSSAVALSSPRLLSSSAPSPHHILSPPPPGPYVFLPPPRKPSPRGHGHTLEVLCPEDNVTPSWLDLTGLGEMPDTPNSRSPSTESSLGPPGAESQARVWRDPPNASLVSELSRVPPGHTLTHAGCTGPQEAGEPQVLSANPLCPGEAVAATWEWPWALEVLRPESSRGATPSFQEVIEPAAMAVDRQAILPDTWSLTKARGQQKERARPEPGEPESRCHAPVEEEQLGGEMATGGSLVRPAQGPETPRRPEGTTEAAAEARRERPELPQAVVMDTPNTTERISTSGQFMAQGKTGSSSPPGGPPKPGSQLDSMLGSLQSDLNKLGVATVAKGVCGACKKPIAGQVVTAMGKTWHPEHFVCTHCQEEIGSRNFFERDGQPYCEKDYHNLFSPRCYYCNGPILDKVVTALDRTWHPEHFFCAQCGAFFGPEGFHEKDGKAYCRKDYFDMFAPKCGGCARAILENYISALNTLWHPECFVCRECFTPFVNGSFFEHDGQPYCEVHYHERRGSLCSGCQKPITGRCITAMAKKFHPEHFVCAFCLKQLNKGTFKEQNDKPYCQNCFVKLFC; this is encoded by the exons ATGAGCTCCTCCTTGGGCAGCAACCTTTCCGAACTCGACCGCCTGTTGCTGGAGCTGAATGCCGTGCAGCATAACCCCCCAGGCTACCCTGCAG aTGAGGTCAACTCAAGCCCCCCACTGCCTGGGGCTCTGAGCCCCCACTACGGCATCCCGGAGAATAACAGCCCGTTGGGGGGCAAAGCTGGGCCACTGACCAAAGAGAAGCCCAAGCGGAACGGAGGCCGGGGCCTGGAGGACGTGCGGCCCAGCGTGGAGAGTCTCTTGGATGAGCTGGAGAGCTCCGTGCCCAGCCCCGT CCCCGCCATCACTGTGAACCAGGGCGAGATGAGCAGCCCCCAGCGAGTCACCTCCAGCCAGCAGCAGACACGCATCTCCGCCTCTTCTGCCACCAGGGAGCTGGATGAGCTGATGGCCTCGCTGTCGGATTTTAAG ACCAGTTCCTCTGCTGTGGCCTTGAGCTCCCCAAGGCTGCTGTCCAGCTCAGCTCCATCCCCACACCACatactttctcctcctcctcctgggcccTATGTATTCCTGCCACCCCCTAGGAAACCCTCCCCTCGAGGCCACGGCCACACCCTGGAGGTCCTCTGCCCTGAGGACAATGTGACCCCCAGCTGGCTTGATTTGACTGGCCTTGGGGAGATGCCTGACACCCCCAACTCAAGGTCTCCCTCCACGGAGAGTTCTCTGGGGCCACCGGGTGCAGAGAGCCAGGCTCGCGTTTGGAGGGACCCACCAAACGCGAGCCTGGTGAGTGAGCTCTCCAGGGTGCCTCCCGGCCACACTCTAACCCACGCTGGGTGCACAGGTCCCCAGGAGGCTGGGGAACCCCAAGTGCTGTCAGCCAACCCATTGTGCCCAGGAGAGGCTGTGGCTGCCACATGGGAGTGGCCGTGGGCTCTGGAGGTGCTTAGGCCTGAGTCCTCCCGGGGAGCTACGCCCAGCTTCCAGGAAGTAATCGAGCCAGCCGCCATGGCCGTGGACCGTCAGGCTATCTTACCGGATACCTGGAGTCTCACGAAAGCACGTGGACAGCAGAAGGAGAGGGCAAGGCCAGAGCCAGGGGAGCCAGAGAGCAGATGCCATGCCCCAGTTGAGGAGGAGCAGTTAGGTGGAGAGATGGCCACAGGGGGCAGCCTGGTCAGGCCAGCCCAGGGACCCGAGACCCCCAGGAGGCCAGAGGGCACCACCGAAGCCGCTGCAGAGGCCAGGAGGGAACGGCCAGAACTTCCACAGGCTGTGGTCATGGACACACCCAACACCACGGAGAGGATTTCCACCTCTGGCCAG TTCATGGCCCAGGGGAAGACAGGGAGCAGCTCTCCCCCGGGAGGGCCCCCAAAGCCTGGGAGCCAGCTTGACAGCATGCTGGGGAGCCTGCAGTCTGACCTGAACAAACTGGGGGTCGCCACGGTCGCCAAGGGGGTCTGCGGGGCCTGCAAGAAACCCATCGCGGGGCAG gTCGTGACCGCCATGGGGAAGACGTGGCACCCAGAGCACTTCGTCTGCACCCACTGCCAGGAGGAGATCGGATCCCGGAACTTCTTTGAACGGGATGGACAGCCCTACTGTGAAAAGGACTATCACAACCTCTTCTCTCCACGCTGCTACTACTGCAACGGGCCCATCCTGGAT AAAGTGGTGACAGCCCTTGACCGGACGTGGCACCCCGAGCACTTCTTCTGTGCCCAGTGTGGAGCCTTCTTCGGTCCTGAAG GGTTCCACGAGAAAGACGGCAAGGCCTACTGCCGGAAGGATTACTTTGACATGTTCGCCCCCAAGTGTGGCGGCTGTGCCCGAGCCATCCTGGAGAACTACATCTCGGCCCTTAACACCCTATGGCATCCTGAGTGCTTTGTGTGTCGG GAATGCTTCACACCATTTGTCAACGGCAGCTTCTTCGAGCACGACGGACAGCCCTACTGTGAGGTGCACTACCACGAGCGGCGGGGCTCGCTGTGCTCCGGCTGCCAGAAGCCCATCACGGGCCGCTGCATCACCGCCATGGCCAAGAAGTTCCACCCGGAGCACTTTGTCTGTGCCTTCTGCCTCAAGCAGCTCAACAAGGGCACCTTCAAGGAGCAGAACGACAAGCCTTACTGTCAGAACTGCTTCGTCAAGCTCTTCTGCTAG
- the PXN gene encoding paxillin isoform X8, producing MSSSLGSNLSELDRLLLELNAVQHNPPGYPADEVNSSPPLPGALSPHYGIPENNSPLGGKAGPLTKEKPKRNGGRGLEDVRPSVESLLDELESSVPSPVPAITVNQGEMSSPQRVTSSQQQTRISASSATRELDELMASLSDFKFMAQGKTGSSSPPGGPPKPGSQLDSMLGSLQSDLNKLGVATVAKGVCGACKKPIAGQVVTAMGKTWHPEHFVCTHCQEEIGSRNFFERDGQPYCEKDYHNLFSPRCYYCNGPILDKVVTALDRTWHPEHFFCAQCGAFFGPEGFHEKDGKAYCRKDYFDMFAPKCGGCARAILENYISALNTLWHPECFVCRECFTPFVNGSFFEHDGQPYCEVHYHERRGSLCSGCQKPITGRCITAMAKKFHPEHFVCAFCLKQLNKGTFKEQNDKPYCQNCFVKLFC from the exons ATGAGCTCCTCCTTGGGCAGCAACCTTTCCGAACTCGACCGCCTGTTGCTGGAGCTGAATGCCGTGCAGCATAACCCCCCAGGCTACCCTGCAG aTGAGGTCAACTCAAGCCCCCCACTGCCTGGGGCTCTGAGCCCCCACTACGGCATCCCGGAGAATAACAGCCCGTTGGGGGGCAAAGCTGGGCCACTGACCAAAGAGAAGCCCAAGCGGAACGGAGGCCGGGGCCTGGAGGACGTGCGGCCCAGCGTGGAGAGTCTCTTGGATGAGCTGGAGAGCTCCGTGCCCAGCCCCGT CCCCGCCATCACTGTGAACCAGGGCGAGATGAGCAGCCCCCAGCGAGTCACCTCCAGCCAGCAGCAGACACGCATCTCCGCCTCTTCTGCCACCAGGGAGCTGGATGAGCTGATGGCCTCGCTGTCGGATTTTAAG TTCATGGCCCAGGGGAAGACAGGGAGCAGCTCTCCCCCGGGAGGGCCCCCAAAGCCTGGGAGCCAGCTTGACAGCATGCTGGGGAGCCTGCAGTCTGACCTGAACAAACTGGGGGTCGCCACGGTCGCCAAGGGGGTCTGCGGGGCCTGCAAGAAACCCATCGCGGGGCAG gTCGTGACCGCCATGGGGAAGACGTGGCACCCAGAGCACTTCGTCTGCACCCACTGCCAGGAGGAGATCGGATCCCGGAACTTCTTTGAACGGGATGGACAGCCCTACTGTGAAAAGGACTATCACAACCTCTTCTCTCCACGCTGCTACTACTGCAACGGGCCCATCCTGGAT AAAGTGGTGACAGCCCTTGACCGGACGTGGCACCCCGAGCACTTCTTCTGTGCCCAGTGTGGAGCCTTCTTCGGTCCTGAAG GGTTCCACGAGAAAGACGGCAAGGCCTACTGCCGGAAGGATTACTTTGACATGTTCGCCCCCAAGTGTGGCGGCTGTGCCCGAGCCATCCTGGAGAACTACATCTCGGCCCTTAACACCCTATGGCATCCTGAGTGCTTTGTGTGTCGG GAATGCTTCACACCATTTGTCAACGGCAGCTTCTTCGAGCACGACGGACAGCCCTACTGTGAGGTGCACTACCACGAGCGGCGGGGCTCGCTGTGCTCCGGCTGCCAGAAGCCCATCACGGGCCGCTGCATCACCGCCATGGCCAAGAAGTTCCACCCGGAGCACTTTGTCTGTGCCTTCTGCCTCAAGCAGCTCAACAAGGGCACCTTCAAGGAGCAGAACGACAAGCCTTACTGTCAGAACTGCTTCGTCAAGCTCTTCTGCTAG